Proteins co-encoded in one Plasmodium sp. gorilla clade G2 genome assembly, chromosome: 9 genomic window:
- a CDS encoding RNA-binding protein musashi, putative, with amino-acid sequence MTSEENINYNSNNSNENSAEDKKSVEEHNIDDKSLRDEDNKSIKEDTNNNNNNSSNNNNSISIKGDEEEHDEKSLGEDNKSEKDDESEAEKLRRLIAPLSKEQLIDILATSALIHEDIREKCNEAVASSPSTRRLMVRNIPFSTRDEQFLKYFESFGEIEDGIIVREKEGRSKGYGFVTFKYVESVQKCLKSSHTLDNKELQVRLVADPFTDHYQNKLFVRNLSQKTNVATLRSIFEKYGKLEECVIIHDNEGKSKGYGFLTFSSPREAFKVMQQPERIIDNRVVFLHFAVSQNFKKYQNNQNYVKKNQNFNYYQKNNLNNRNNFVRRTPMYHHENEAPNTFNYPVSFVPNVYTNVPHGYQLNYPGNIDSFNAFYNNPRY; translated from the coding sequence atgacatcAGAAGagaatattaattataattcaaataattcaaatgaaAATTCAGCAGAGGATAAAAAGAGTGTTGAGGAACATAATATAGACGATAAATCTTTAAGggatgaagataataaatcTATAAAGGAAgatactaataataataataataatagtagtaataataacaatagtaTATCTATAAAGGGAGATGAAGAAGAACATGATGAAAAATCATTAGGAGAAGATAATAAATCAGAAAAGGATGATGAATCAGAAGCAGAAAAATTAAGAAGACTTATAGCACCTTTATCAAAAGAACAGTTGATTGATATATTAGCTACTTCTGCTTTAATACATGAAGATATAAGAGAAAAATGTAATGAGGCAGTAGCTTCTTCTCCTTCAACTAGACGTTTGATGGTAAGAAATATTCCATTCAGTACTAGGGATGAACaatttttgaaatattttgAAAGTTTTGGTGAAATTGAAGATGGAATAATAGTTAGAGAAAAAGAAGGTAGATCAAAAGGATATGGTTTTGTTACATTTAAGTATGTGGAGTCAGTTCAGAAATGTTTGAAGAGTAGTCATACATTggataataaagaattacAAGTACGTTTAGTTGCTGATCCTTTTACTGATcattatcaaaataaattatttgtaaGAAACTTATCTCAAAAAACAAATGTAGCTACATTACGTTCCATTTTTGAAAAATACGGGAAATTAGAAGAATGTGTTATTATACATGACAATGAAGGTAAATCCAAAGGATATGGCTTTTTAACCTTTTCTTCTCCAAGAGAAGCTTTTAAAGTTATGCAACAACCTGAACGTATTATAGATAATAGGGTAGTTTTCTTACATTTTGCCGTTTcacaaaattttaaaaaatatcaaaataatcaaaattatgtaaaaaaaaatcaaaattttaattattatcaaaaaaataatttaaataacagAAACAATTTTGTAAGAAGAACACCAATGTATCATCATGAAAATGAAGCTCCAAATACATTTAACTATCCTGTATCTTTTGTTCCGAATGTTTATACCAATGTTCCACATGGTTATCAACTTAATTACCCTGGTAATATAGATTCCTTCAATGCTTTTTATAACAATCCgagatattaa